A window from Acidobacteriota bacterium encodes these proteins:
- a CDS encoding sodium:proton antiporter, producing the protein MIRLLLAGAGVLLTAGACPAATSGAAGAEANLGAVIPLWLGIPFAGILLSIALFPVLAPRFWHHRYPWVSAAWGLAAVVPFVALHAGRAVNELLHIVLVDYIPFIILLWGLFTVSGGIALRGRLVGTPGLNLLFMASGTVLASFMGTTGAAMLLIRPLLKANRNRRHKVHTVVFFIFLTANVGGCLTPLGDPPLFLGFLHHVPFFWTLKLMPVFLFTAGVLLAVYALIETRLYRQDRRGMLRKEAEAPDPHRLSVDGKRNFLFLGGILGAVLMSGMWAGPGFHLLGIPLSLQNLARDGLIVLMGGLSLGFTRRETRDYNEFGWGPIREVAILFAGIFVTIAPVIAILKAGEAGPLAALVRSVREPWQYFWAVGGLSSFLDNAPTYYTFFNMALGRFFPGSPEFEAVRGLIGHHPLWLEAISAGAVFMGANTYIGNAPNFMVRSIAEEAGVAMPSFFGYLFRWSLPILIPTFLVVGWLFF; encoded by the coding sequence GCCGTAATCCCGCTGTGGCTGGGAATCCCCTTTGCCGGCATCCTGCTTTCCATCGCCCTTTTCCCGGTCCTGGCTCCCCGCTTCTGGCACCACCGGTACCCCTGGGTGTCGGCTGCCTGGGGCCTCGCGGCCGTCGTGCCCTTCGTGGCCCTTCACGCCGGTCGGGCCGTGAACGAGCTGCTGCACATCGTTCTCGTCGACTACATCCCCTTCATCATCCTCCTGTGGGGACTCTTCACCGTGTCGGGCGGGATCGCGCTCCGGGGACGCCTGGTCGGGACACCCGGCCTGAACCTGCTGTTCATGGCCTCCGGCACCGTGCTCGCCTCGTTCATGGGGACGACCGGGGCCGCCATGCTCCTGATCCGCCCCCTCCTCAAGGCCAACCGGAACCGGCGTCACAAGGTGCACACGGTCGTCTTCTTCATCTTCCTGACGGCCAACGTCGGCGGCTGCCTGACACCCCTGGGCGACCCGCCCCTCTTCCTGGGCTTTCTGCACCACGTTCCCTTCTTCTGGACCCTCAAGCTGATGCCGGTCTTCCTCTTCACCGCGGGTGTGCTCCTGGCGGTCTACGCCCTGATCGAAACCCGGCTTTACCGGCAGGACCGGCGGGGGATGCTCCGGAAGGAGGCCGAGGCCCCGGATCCTCACCGCCTGTCCGTGGACGGGAAGCGGAACTTTCTCTTTCTGGGAGGGATCCTCGGTGCGGTTTTGATGTCCGGGATGTGGGCCGGACCGGGCTTCCACCTCCTGGGGATCCCGTTGTCACTCCAAAACCTCGCCCGGGACGGCCTGATCGTGCTGATGGGGGGGCTCTCGCTGGGGTTCACCCGGCGGGAGACGCGGGATTATAACGAGTTCGGGTGGGGGCCCATCCGTGAAGTGGCCATCCTCTTCGCCGGGATCTTCGTCACCATCGCACCCGTGATCGCGATCCTCAAGGCGGGGGAAGCGGGGCCCCTGGCCGCCCTCGTGCGGTCCGTCCGGGAGCCGTGGCAGTACTTCTGGGCAGTGGGCGGACTCTCCTCCTTCCTGGACAACGCCCCCACCTACTACACCTTCTTCAACATGGCCCTGGGCCGGTTCTTCCCCGGGAGTCCCGAGTTCGAGGCGGTCCGCGGCCTGATCGGCCACCACCCGCTCTGGCTCGAGGCCATCTCGGCGGGGGCCGTTTTCATGGGCGCCAACACCTACATCGGGAACGCGCCCAACTTCATGGTCCGTTCCATCGCGGAGGAGGCGGGGGTCGCCATGCCCTCCTTCTTCGGCTACCTGTTCCGCTGGTCCCTGCCGATCCTGATCCCCACCTTCCTCGTGGTGGGGTGGTTGTTCTTCTGA